The following are from one region of the Entelurus aequoreus isolate RoL-2023_Sb linkage group LG17, RoL_Eaeq_v1.1, whole genome shotgun sequence genome:
- the LOC133632439 gene encoding gastrula zinc finger protein XlCGF8.2DB-like has protein sequence MDDYCYAKMATSAKREHERESLTEKKTKDEEDKDVQQLTGHPEELPTPLPAGSSALKQETPQPPCIKKEEEELWVTQEGECLLGPQEADLTKLPLTVVSVKTEDDEEKPQADNILTPLSDSEAEDEVEVTLSSDTDCEGDMRTHTDNKHSDCSKKKSGKTHFSCSVCAKSFTKKYNFTQHMRTHTGEKPFKCSVCSKSFSQNSILTVHMRLHTGEKTFNCSVCGKSFSIKSYLTKHIRTHTGQKPFICSVCGKSFSRNSYLIPHMRTHTGEKPFNCSVCCKSFSVKCNLIEHMKKHTKEKTCSVCGKRFHRKSDAVKHIRTHTVDNQSAA, from the exons atggacgactactgctatgctaagatggcgacgtccgctaaaagagaacatgaaagagaatcactaACGGAGaaaaagacgaaagatgaagaaGATAAAG acgtccagcagctgactgGTCATCCAGAAGAACTTCCCACTCCGTTGCCGGCTGGGAGCTCcgctttgaagcaggagactccacaaccaccctgcattaagaaggaagaggaggaactctgggtcactcaggagggagagtgtcttctaggaccgcaggaggctgatctcaccaagttgccactgactgttgtctctgtgaagactgaagatgatgaagagaaaccacaagcagACAACATCTTAACTCCACTTTctgatagtgaggctgaagatgaGGTTGAAGtgactttgagcagcgatacagactgtgaaggtgatatgaggactcacactgacaacaaacactctgattgCTCTAAAAAGAAGAGCGGTAAAACACATttcagctgctcagtttgtgcgaAAAGCTTTACCAAAAAGTACAATttcactcaacacatgagaacgcacacaggagagaaaccattcaaatgttcagtttgtagtaaaagcttttctcaaaatagcattTTGACTGTACACATGAGattacacacaggagaaaaaacatttaattgctcTGTTTGTGGGAAAAGCTTTTCGATAAAGAGTTATTTGAccaaacacataagaacacacactggCCAAAAACCATTTATTTGCTCTGTTTGcggtaaaagcttttctcgaaacaGCTATTTGAttccacacatgagaacacacacaggagaaaaaccgtttaactgttcagtgtgctgtaaaagctTTTCTGTAAAGTGCAATTTGATCGAACACATGAAAAAACACACCAAAGAAAAAACATGTTCAGTCTGCGGCAAAAGATTCCATCGTAAGtcagacgcagtaaaacacataagaacacacacggTAGATAACCAATCAGCTgcttag
- the LOC133632400 gene encoding zinc finger protein 391-like, which yields MDDYCYAKMATSAKREHERESLTEKKTKYEDVQQLIGHPEELPPQSEGKSSTLKQETPQPPHIKKEEEELCITQEGECLLGREEADYTKLPLTVVSVKTEDDEEKPQLDNLLTPLPDREVEKLLSRKTDCEDVQQLIGQSEELPPQLGGNSTLKQETPQPPCIKKEEEELWITQEGECLLGPQEADLTKLPLTVVSVKTEDDEEKPQPDNLLAPLSDSEAEDEAEEPLSSETDCEGDMRTHTDSKHSTKKRGKRRYSCSVCGKGFSRQSILTRHMRTHTGEKPFKCSVCGKSFSQKGHLIEHMRTHTGEKTFNCLDCCKSFTRKSHLTQHMRSHTGEKPFKCSVCGKSFSQKIRLTEHTRTHTGEKPFNCSVCGKSFPRNSDVTQHMRTHTGEKPFKCSVCGKSFPHKTNLIQHMRTHTGEKTYICSVCGKSFSRKNNMIQHMTTHTG from the exons atggacgactactgctatgctaagatggcgacgtccgctaaaagagaacatgaaagagaatcactaACGGAGAAAAAGACGAAGTATGAAG acgtccagcagctgattggtcatccaGAAGAACTTCCCCCTCAGTCGGAAGGgaagagctccactttgaagcaggagactccacaaccaccccacattaaaaaggaagaggaggaactctgcatcactcaggagggagagtgtcttctaggaagagaggaagctgattacaccaagttgccactgactgttgtctctgtgaagactgaagatgatgaagagaaaccacaactaGACAACCTCTTAACTCCACTACCAGATAGGGAGGTTGAAAAACTTTTGAGCAGAaaaacagactgtgaag acgtccagcagctgattggtcagTCAGAAGAACttccccctcagttagggggaaactccactttgaagcaggagactccacaaccaccctgcattaaaaaggaagaggaggaactctggatcactcaggagggagagtgtcttctaggaccacaggaggctgatctcaccaagttgccactgactgttgtctctgtgaagactgaagatgatgaagagaaaccacaaccagacaaccttttagctccactatcagatagtgaggctgaagatgaggctgaagaacctttgagcagcgaaacagactgtgaaggtgatatgaggactcacactgacagcaaacactctacaaagaagagaggaaAAAGACGTtatagctgctcagtttgtggtaaaggCTTTTCTCGACAGAGcattttgactcgacacatgagaacacatacgggagaaaaaccatttaagtgctcagtttgtggtaaaagcttttcccAAAAAGGACATTTgattgaacacatgagaacacacacaggagaaaaaacatttaattgcttAGATTGTTGTAAAAGCTTTACTAGAAAGAGCCATTTGACCCAACACATGAgatcgcacacaggagaaaaaccgttTAAGTGTTCCGTGTGCGGTAAAAGTTTTTCGCAAAAGATCCGTTTGACTGAACAcacgagaacgcacacaggagaaaaaccgtttaattgttcagtttgcggtaaaagcTTTCCTCGAAACAGCGacgtgactcaacacatgagaacacacacaggcgaaaaaccatttaaatgctccgtttgtggtaaaagctttcctCATAAGACCAATTTaattcaacacatgagaacacacacaggagaaaaaacatatatttgttcagtttgtggtaaaagcttttctcgaaagaACAATATGATTCAACACATGACGACACACACGGGATAA